A section of the Mycobacterium sp. 3519A genome encodes:
- a CDS encoding MaoC family dehydratase, with amino-acid sequence MPINLDEALGAELEPAEFSWTSSDVQLYHLGLGAGADPMDKRELRYLTDETPQVLPTFGNVAQSFHMTKPPTVQFPGIDIELSKVLHASEAVSAPGPIPPSGTGIAVTRFTDIWDKGKAAVIWSETTVKAPDGTPLWTQKRSIFARGEGGFGGERGPSTPSEPPNRAADFELSIAVSPQQALLYRMCGDRNPLHSDPDFAAAAGFPRPILHGLCTYGMTCKAMVDALLDGDTSRVASYGARFAGVVFPGETLKASVWKSGDGFTAVVTAPARDNAVALAGVELIPA; translated from the coding sequence ATGCCGATCAACTTGGATGAGGCGCTGGGAGCCGAGCTCGAACCGGCCGAATTCTCCTGGACCAGCAGCGATGTCCAGCTGTACCACCTGGGACTCGGCGCGGGCGCCGATCCGATGGACAAGCGGGAGTTGCGCTATCTGACCGACGAGACACCGCAGGTGTTGCCGACATTCGGCAACGTCGCGCAGAGCTTCCATATGACCAAGCCACCGACGGTCCAGTTTCCCGGCATCGACATCGAGCTCTCCAAGGTGCTGCATGCCAGCGAGGCGGTGTCCGCACCGGGCCCGATCCCGCCCTCCGGCACCGGTATCGCGGTGACCCGCTTCACCGACATCTGGGACAAGGGCAAGGCCGCGGTGATCTGGTCCGAGACGACGGTCAAGGCTCCGGACGGCACACCGCTGTGGACGCAGAAGCGGTCGATCTTCGCGCGCGGCGAGGGCGGTTTCGGTGGTGAACGCGGTCCGTCGACGCCATCCGAACCCCCGAACCGCGCAGCCGACTTCGAGCTGTCCATCGCCGTGTCGCCGCAGCAGGCGTTGTTGTACCGGATGTGCGGCGACCGCAATCCGCTGCATTCAGACCCTGACTTCGCCGCGGCAGCAGGGTTCCCGCGTCCGATCCTGCACGGTCTGTGCACGTACGGCATGACGTGCAAGGCCATGGTCGATGCGCTGCTGGACGGGGACACGTCGCGCGTGGCCAGTTATGGCGCCCGGTTCGCGGGTGTCGTCTTTCCCGGCGAGACGCTGAAGGCAAGCGTCTGGAAGTCAGGCGACGGCTTCACGGCCGTCGTCACCGCGCCGGCACGCGATAACGCGGTGGCGCTGGCCGGCGTGGAGCTGATTCCCGCATAA
- the kstD gene encoding 3-oxosteroid 1-dehydrogenase, whose amino-acid sequence MTGQEYDVVVVGSGAAGMVAALTAAHQGLSTVVVEKAPHYGGSTARSGGGVWIPNNEILKRDGVTDTPEAARKYLHTIVGDVVEPERIDTYLERGPEMLSFVLKHSPLKMCWVPDYSDYYPETPGGRPGGRSIEPKPFDARKLGADESGLEPPYGKVPLNVVVMQQDYVRLNQLKRHPRGVLRSLKVGARTMWAKATGKNLVGMGRALIAPLRIGLQQAGVPVRLNTALTDLYVEDGVVRGIYVRDSTAPESAEPELIRARRGVVLGAGGFERNEQMRVKYQRAPITADWTVGAMANTGDGIVAAEKLGAALDIMEDAWWIPTVPLVGAPWIALSERNSPGAIMVNMAGKRFMNESLPYVEAGHRMYGGEYGQGPGPGENIPSWLVFDQQYRDRYIFAGLQPGQRIPSKWLESGVIVKADTLDELAKKADLPFDALKATVDRFNGFAQSGIDEDFHRGESAYDRYYGDPTNKPNPNLGEISHPPYYAAKMVPGDLGTKGGIRTDVHGRALRDDGSVIEGLYAAGNVSAPVMGHTYPGPGGTIGPAMTFGYLAALHIAGAN is encoded by the coding sequence ATGACGGGTCAGGAGTATGACGTCGTCGTGGTGGGAAGCGGCGCCGCCGGCATGGTTGCCGCCCTCACCGCGGCCCACCAGGGACTATCAACAGTAGTCGTCGAGAAGGCGCCGCACTATGGCGGTTCTACGGCGCGCTCGGGCGGCGGCGTGTGGATCCCGAACAACGAAATCCTCAAGCGCGACGGTGTGACAGACACCCCCGAGGCGGCCCGCAAATACCTGCACACGATCGTCGGCGACGTCGTCGAACCAGAGCGCATCGACACCTATCTCGAACGCGGCCCGGAGATGCTGTCCTTCGTGCTGAAGCACTCACCGCTGAAGATGTGCTGGGTGCCCGACTACTCGGACTACTACCCAGAGACGCCGGGTGGACGTCCCGGCGGCCGATCCATCGAACCGAAGCCGTTCGACGCCCGCAAACTCGGTGCCGACGAGTCAGGCCTGGAACCGCCGTACGGCAAGGTTCCGCTCAATGTGGTTGTGATGCAACAGGATTACGTGCGACTCAACCAGCTCAAGCGTCATCCACGCGGGGTGCTACGCAGCTTGAAGGTGGGCGCCAGGACCATGTGGGCCAAGGCCACCGGCAAGAACCTCGTCGGTATGGGGCGCGCGCTGATCGCCCCGCTTCGGATCGGCCTGCAGCAGGCGGGCGTTCCGGTGCGACTGAACACCGCGCTCACCGACCTCTATGTCGAGGACGGTGTGGTCCGCGGGATCTACGTCCGTGACTCGACGGCGCCGGAATCGGCTGAACCAGAACTCATTCGCGCGCGTAGGGGTGTCGTTCTCGGCGCCGGCGGCTTCGAGCGCAACGAACAGATGCGGGTGAAGTACCAGCGCGCGCCGATCACAGCGGATTGGACCGTCGGCGCCATGGCCAACACCGGCGACGGCATCGTCGCGGCCGAGAAACTCGGCGCGGCGCTCGACATCATGGAAGACGCCTGGTGGATTCCGACGGTGCCGCTGGTCGGCGCACCGTGGATCGCGTTGTCGGAGCGTAATTCGCCGGGGGCGATCATGGTCAACATGGCAGGCAAGCGGTTCATGAACGAATCGTTGCCCTACGTCGAGGCCGGTCACCGAATGTACGGCGGCGAGTACGGGCAGGGGCCGGGTCCCGGTGAGAACATTCCCTCGTGGCTGGTGTTCGACCAGCAGTACCGCGACCGGTACATCTTCGCGGGACTGCAACCGGGACAACGTATTCCGAGCAAGTGGCTGGAGTCCGGTGTGATCGTCAAGGCCGACACCCTCGACGAGTTGGCGAAGAAGGCGGACCTTCCTTTCGACGCGTTGAAGGCGACCGTCGACCGGTTCAACGGCTTCGCCCAGTCGGGGATCGACGAGGACTTCCACCGCGGCGAAAGCGCCTACGACCGCTACTACGGCGACCCGACCAACAAGCCGAACCCCAATCTCGGCGAGATCAGCCATCCGCCGTACTACGCGGCCAAGATGGTGCCCGGCGATCTCGGCACCAAGGGCGGCATCCGCACCGACGTGCACGGCCGCGCACTGCGCGACGACGGTTCGGTCATCGAGGGGCTGTACGCCGCAGGTAATGTCAGTGCGCCGGTGATGGGGCACACGTACCCGGGGCCGGGCGGGACGATCGGTCCTGCGATGACCTTCGGATACCTTGCGGCACTACACATTGCGGGGGCCAACTGA
- a CDS encoding 2-keto-4-pentenoate hydratase gives MLSAQVREQLAADLAQAERSRVPITPLTDGNPDIDVVDAYEIQLINIRQRVAEGARVVGHKVGLSSEAMQKMMNVDEPDYGHLLDEMQVFEDKPVKSSKYLYPRVEVEVGFILADDLPGAGCTEDDVLAATAAFAPSIELIDTRITDWKIKLCDTIADNASSAGWVLGEARVSPKDIDIRNIDAVLTNNGEVVAKGRSDAVLGNPVTAVAWLARKVEGFGVRLKAGDIVLPGSCTRAIDAPPGSNFVADFAGLGSVRLSFE, from the coding sequence ATGCTCAGCGCTCAGGTACGTGAACAGCTCGCCGCCGACCTCGCCCAAGCCGAGCGCAGCCGCGTCCCGATCACCCCGTTGACCGACGGAAACCCCGATATCGACGTCGTCGACGCCTACGAGATCCAGCTGATCAACATTCGCCAGCGGGTCGCCGAAGGTGCCCGCGTAGTGGGACACAAGGTTGGCCTTTCGTCCGAGGCCATGCAGAAGATGATGAACGTGGACGAACCGGACTACGGTCACCTGCTCGACGAGATGCAGGTCTTCGAGGACAAGCCAGTGAAGTCGTCGAAGTACCTCTACCCGCGTGTCGAGGTGGAGGTCGGGTTCATCCTCGCCGACGACCTGCCAGGTGCCGGGTGCACCGAGGACGACGTCCTCGCCGCCACCGCCGCGTTCGCGCCGTCGATCGAGTTGATCGACACCCGCATCACCGACTGGAAGATCAAGTTGTGCGACACCATCGCCGACAACGCCTCCTCCGCAGGCTGGGTCCTTGGTGAAGCGCGGGTCTCGCCGAAGGACATCGACATCCGCAACATCGACGCGGTGCTGACCAACAACGGTGAGGTCGTCGCCAAGGGTCGCAGCGATGCGGTGCTCGGCAACCCGGTGACCGCGGTGGCCTGGTTGGCCCGCAAGGTGGAGGGTTTCGGCGTGCGGTTGAAGGCCGGTGACATCGTGTTACCCGGCTCGTGCACACGTGCGATAGATGCACCGCCCGGCAGCAATTTCGTTGCGGACTTCGCCGGGTTAGGTTCTGTACGACTGAGTTTCGAGTAG
- a CDS encoding acetaldehyde dehydrogenase (acetylating), translated as MPHKASVAIVGSGNISTDLLYKLLRSEWLEPRWMIGIDPESEGLARARKLGLETSHEGVDWLLAQSDKPDLVFEATSAYVHRDAAPRYAEAGIRAIDLTPAAVGPGVIPPANLREHLDAPNVNMVTCGGQATIPIVYAVSRVVDVPYGEIVASVSSASAGPGTRANIDEFTKTTSAGVENIGGAKRGKAIIILNPAEPPMIMRDTIFCAIPEDADHDAITQSIKDVVAEVQAYVPGYRLLNEPQFDEPSVVNGGNHLVTTFIEVEGAGDYLPPYAGNLDIMTAAATKVGEEIAKESLAATAGGQA; from the coding sequence ATGCCTCACAAGGCCTCCGTGGCGATTGTCGGATCGGGCAACATCAGCACCGACCTGCTCTACAAGCTGCTGCGCTCGGAGTGGCTGGAGCCGCGCTGGATGATCGGCATCGATCCGGAGTCCGAGGGTCTGGCCCGGGCCCGAAAGCTCGGCTTGGAGACCTCGCATGAGGGAGTGGACTGGCTGCTCGCCCAGAGCGACAAGCCGGATCTGGTGTTCGAAGCGACCAGTGCATACGTTCATCGCGACGCGGCGCCGCGTTACGCCGAAGCAGGCATCCGAGCCATCGACCTGACACCTGCCGCGGTGGGACCCGGCGTGATTCCGCCCGCGAATCTTCGTGAGCACCTCGACGCCCCGAACGTCAACATGGTCACCTGCGGCGGCCAGGCGACGATCCCGATCGTGTACGCGGTCAGCCGCGTCGTCGACGTGCCATACGGCGAAATCGTGGCGTCGGTGTCGTCGGCGTCGGCCGGGCCGGGTACGCGGGCCAACATCGACGAGTTCACCAAGACCACCAGCGCGGGCGTTGAGAACATCGGTGGTGCCAAGCGGGGCAAGGCGATCATCATCCTGAATCCGGCTGAACCGCCAATGATCATGCGCGACACCATCTTCTGCGCCATCCCCGAGGACGCCGACCACGACGCGATCACCCAGTCGATCAAGGACGTCGTCGCCGAGGTGCAGGCGTACGTACCGGGCTACCGGTTGCTCAACGAGCCACAGTTCGACGAGCCGTCGGTGGTCAACGGCGGCAACCATCTGGTCACCACCTTCATCGAGGTCGAGGGCGCGGGCGACTACCTGCCGCCGTACGCGGGAAATCTCGACATCATGACGGCGGCGGCGACCAAGGTCGGCGAGGAAATCGCCAAGGAGAGTCTCGCCGCAACGGCAGGAGGCCAGGCATGA
- the dmpG gene encoding 4-hydroxy-2-oxovalerate aldolase, translating into MSTDIFFNPVWDIRITDTSLRDGSHHKRHQFTKDEVRAIVSALDEAGVPVIEVTHGDGLGGSSFNYGFSKTPEQELIKLAAETAKEAKIAFLMLPGVGTKEDIKEAQNNGGTICRIATHCTEADVSIQHFGLARELGLETVGFLMMAHTITPEKLAAQARIMADAGCQCVYVVDSAGALVLEGVRDRVAALVAELGDGAQVGFHGHENLGLGVANSVEAVRAGAKQIDGSCRRFGAGAGNAPVEALIGVFDKIGVKTGIDFFDIADAAEEVVAPAMPQECLLDRNALIMGYSGVYSSFLKHAIRQSERYGVPAHQLLHRAGQRKLIGGQEDQLIDIALEIKREQDKAAAK; encoded by the coding sequence ATGAGTACCGACATCTTCTTCAACCCGGTGTGGGATATCCGCATCACCGATACGTCGCTGCGCGACGGCTCGCACCACAAGCGCCACCAGTTCACCAAAGACGAAGTGCGCGCAATCGTTTCGGCGCTCGACGAGGCCGGCGTGCCGGTCATCGAGGTGACCCACGGCGACGGCCTCGGCGGGTCGAGCTTCAACTACGGGTTCTCGAAAACGCCTGAGCAGGAACTGATCAAGCTCGCGGCCGAGACCGCGAAAGAGGCCAAGATAGCGTTTCTGATGCTGCCCGGCGTCGGCACCAAGGAGGACATCAAAGAGGCGCAGAACAACGGCGGCACCATCTGCCGGATCGCCACCCATTGCACCGAGGCCGACGTGTCGATCCAGCACTTCGGGCTTGCCCGCGAACTCGGTCTCGAGACGGTCGGCTTCCTGATGATGGCGCACACCATCACGCCGGAAAAGCTTGCGGCACAGGCGCGCATCATGGCCGACGCAGGATGTCAGTGCGTGTACGTCGTGGACTCGGCTGGCGCGTTGGTGCTCGAGGGTGTGCGTGACCGGGTGGCCGCGCTGGTCGCCGAACTCGGCGACGGCGCCCAGGTGGGCTTCCATGGCCACGAGAACCTCGGCCTCGGCGTCGCCAACAGCGTTGAGGCGGTCCGCGCGGGCGCCAAGCAGATCGACGGGTCATGCCGCCGGTTCGGCGCAGGCGCGGGCAACGCCCCGGTCGAGGCGCTGATCGGCGTCTTCGACAAGATCGGCGTGAAGACGGGCATCGACTTCTTCGACATCGCCGACGCCGCCGAGGAGGTCGTGGCGCCCGCGATGCCGCAGGAATGCCTGCTCGACCGCAACGCGCTGATCATGGGCTACTCGGGGGTGTACTCGAGCTTCCTCAAGCACGCCATCCGCCAGTCCGAGCGCTACGGCGTACCTGCCCATCAGTTGTTGCACCGGGCGGGTCAGCGCAAGTTGATCGGCGGCCAGGAAGATCAGCTCATCGACATCGCGCTCGAGATCAAGCGCGAACAGGACAAGGCTGCCGCCAAGTAG
- a CDS encoding hemophore-related protein: MSATTVRRGLYGMFAGGLLAFGSAAIVLPVANAVPDACSQSGIATTASSVSASTAAYLAAHPQTNQELTEIAKQPTDQVETAYQAYFEANPQVANELQAINQPASDLLGQCGVTVTPTPISEILQTL, encoded by the coding sequence ATGTCCGCCACGACCGTGCGACGCGGCCTTTACGGAATGTTCGCCGGTGGCCTGTTGGCTTTCGGATCGGCGGCCATCGTCCTACCCGTCGCGAACGCTGTCCCTGACGCGTGTAGCCAGAGTGGCATCGCGACCACCGCGAGCTCGGTGTCGGCCAGTACGGCGGCCTATCTGGCTGCCCATCCGCAGACCAACCAGGAGCTGACGGAGATCGCCAAGCAGCCGACCGATCAGGTCGAAACCGCCTATCAGGCGTACTTCGAGGCCAACCCTCAGGTCGCCAACGAGTTGCAGGCGATCAACCAGCCGGCCAGCGACCTGTTGGGCCAGTGCGGTGTCACGGTGACACCGACACCGATCTCTGAGATTCTGCAGACGCTCTAG
- a CDS encoding permease yields MEVLLASLIALALSAGAMSAFVAGNVNVSVAATVFCGVFVQALPFLVLGVVISGLIAAFVSAERLSRWLPRRPALAVAAAGVGGAALPGCECGSVPVARRLFGDGVSGAAALTFMLSAPAINPVVLVATAVAFPGQPAMVLARCVASLITAVVMGLVWLRWGRAEWVTRRLPTPHDSDASRWSVFTEAARHDFLQAASYLVLGAAAAAALRVALPAWVFGHLAGHLIAGVITMAALAVVLALCSEADAFVAASLTMLPLLPRLVFLVVGPAVDVKLSAMQAGMFGRPFAIRFGPATFVVATLVATGVGLVFLGGAR; encoded by the coding sequence ATGGAGGTCTTGCTCGCATCGCTCATCGCGTTGGCCCTGTCGGCCGGCGCGATGAGTGCCTTTGTTGCGGGAAACGTCAATGTCAGCGTGGCTGCGACGGTGTTCTGCGGAGTGTTCGTCCAAGCGCTGCCGTTTTTGGTGCTCGGCGTGGTGATCAGCGGGCTGATCGCGGCTTTCGTGTCCGCCGAGCGACTTTCGCGCTGGCTGCCGCGACGGCCCGCGCTGGCCGTCGCCGCCGCAGGGGTCGGCGGTGCCGCCCTGCCGGGCTGCGAATGCGGTTCGGTCCCCGTGGCTCGGCGGCTGTTCGGCGATGGCGTCTCCGGCGCGGCCGCGCTGACGTTCATGCTGTCGGCTCCCGCGATCAACCCGGTGGTGCTGGTGGCTACCGCCGTCGCGTTCCCCGGGCAGCCGGCGATGGTGCTGGCCCGCTGCGTTGCCTCGTTGATCACCGCCGTGGTGATGGGGCTGGTGTGGCTGCGGTGGGGACGCGCCGAATGGGTGACCCGCCGCCTGCCGACGCCGCACGACAGCGACGCGTCCCGTTGGAGTGTGTTCACTGAAGCGGCCCGACACGACTTTCTCCAGGCCGCTTCCTACCTGGTGCTCGGCGCCGCCGCTGCCGCAGCGTTACGAGTTGCGTTGCCCGCGTGGGTGTTCGGACACCTCGCGGGCCACCTGATCGCCGGTGTGATCACCATGGCGGCATTGGCCGTCGTGTTGGCGCTGTGCTCAGAAGCTGACGCCTTCGTCGCCGCCAGCCTGACGATGCTGCCGCTGCTGCCACGACTGGTGTTCCTGGTCGTCGGGCCTGCCGTCGACGTCAAGCTGTCAGCGATGCAGGCGGGGATGTTCGGCCGTCCCTTCGCGATTCGGTTCGGGCCTGCGACGTTCGTCGTGGCCACGCTGGTCGCGACGGGCGTCGGCCTGGTGTTCCTCGGAGGTGCGCGGTGA
- a CDS encoding TIGR03943 family protein — protein MSRGTQHTVVLLVGLSALVMVVKGSYLHFVRPTLLPWLIAAAVVLVALAVASIVHDLRHGAAEDDHGHSHRPWLVWLLLVPIALTSFVVPPPLGAQGTAPEAVAASAPPKRAFPPLPAGRAPVVSIPEVMMRAAADSTNSLDRRLITLTGFTLHYPEGTDLGRVVIVCCAADAQLARVHLSGPAADEAARYPQDTWLRVEGSVVPGSSALSTNFVPTVTVSQVTRMDKPANTYAY, from the coding sequence GTGAGTCGGGGCACGCAGCACACCGTCGTGTTACTCGTCGGACTCAGCGCCCTGGTGATGGTGGTCAAGGGCAGCTATCTGCATTTCGTGCGGCCCACACTGCTGCCGTGGCTGATCGCCGCGGCCGTGGTCCTGGTCGCGCTTGCAGTCGCGTCAATCGTTCACGATCTGCGCCACGGGGCGGCCGAGGACGATCACGGGCACAGTCATCGTCCCTGGCTGGTGTGGCTGTTGCTGGTGCCGATCGCGCTGACGTCGTTCGTGGTGCCGCCGCCTCTGGGGGCGCAGGGCACCGCGCCAGAGGCCGTCGCGGCGTCGGCACCGCCGAAGCGGGCGTTCCCGCCGTTGCCGGCAGGACGGGCCCCTGTGGTGTCCATTCCCGAGGTGATGATGCGCGCGGCGGCCGACTCCACCAACAGCCTCGACCGCCGCCTCATCACGCTGACCGGGTTCACGCTGCACTACCCGGAGGGCACCGACCTCGGCCGCGTCGTCATCGTGTGCTGCGCGGCGGACGCACAACTGGCCCGGGTCCACCTGTCCGGCCCCGCAGCCGATGAAGCCGCCCGCTACCCGCAGGACACTTGGCTGCGGGTAGAGGGCAGCGTGGTGCCGGGATCGTCCGCGCTGTCAACCAATTTCGTTCCGACGGTTACGGTTTCGCAGGTGACTCGCATGGACAAGCCCGCCAACACGTACGCCTATTAG
- a CDS encoding IclR family transcriptional regulator translates to MPVPESTGRASPPTERVVRILDFLAAHPEERFGLSDLARRLGLSKPTCLGIVTSLTEAGYLVRDAYDKTYRLGPSLITLGHKAQESMRVSPAARDELRRLSGRFGVTAALSGVIDDRITLLELVAPPGARPGVEVGQSYPFAPPVGLMFVLWDDEAERDWLAKEPTLPLRTNSDRMNRVIAACRADGYLVERLTPGGRRLYSLMAGVSSNLPDELRALLGELVSDIGERVYLRDENNTRGRARHDISVISAPVFDHFQRQVMVASMHIGKPLTDNEIGEHAGALVDTADAVTKQLGGVKPAR, encoded by the coding sequence GTGCCTGTCCCCGAGTCCACCGGCCGCGCGTCGCCACCGACCGAACGGGTGGTCCGCATCCTGGACTTCTTGGCCGCGCATCCGGAGGAGCGGTTCGGGCTCTCCGATCTCGCGCGCAGGCTCGGACTGAGCAAGCCGACCTGCCTGGGCATCGTCACCTCGCTGACCGAGGCCGGCTACCTGGTGCGCGACGCGTACGACAAGACCTACCGACTCGGCCCGTCGCTGATCACGCTCGGTCACAAGGCACAGGAGTCGATGCGGGTCAGCCCGGCAGCCCGGGACGAGTTGCGCCGTCTTTCGGGACGATTCGGTGTCACGGCCGCCCTGTCGGGCGTGATCGACGACCGCATCACGCTGCTCGAACTGGTCGCGCCGCCCGGCGCGCGGCCGGGTGTCGAGGTGGGGCAGAGTTATCCCTTCGCTCCCCCGGTCGGGTTGATGTTCGTGCTGTGGGACGACGAGGCCGAACGCGATTGGCTTGCAAAGGAACCGACGCTGCCGCTGAGGACGAACAGCGACAGGATGAACCGGGTGATCGCGGCGTGCCGCGCCGACGGCTACCTCGTCGAGCGCCTGACGCCGGGTGGGCGACGACTGTATTCACTGATGGCCGGCGTGTCGAGCAACCTGCCCGACGAACTGCGCGCGTTGCTCGGCGAATTGGTCTCCGACATCGGCGAACGGGTCTACCTGCGTGACGAGAACAACACTCGCGGCAGGGCACGCCATGACATCAGCGTGATCTCCGCTCCCGTCTTCGACCACTTTCAACGCCAGGTGATGGTGGCGTCCATGCACATTGGAAAGCCCTTGACGGACAACGAAATCGGCGAACACGCGGGTGCGCTTGTGGACACTGCCGACGCGGTCACCAAACAGTTGGGCGGGGTCAAGCCCGCTCGGTGA
- a CDS encoding SDR family oxidoreductase — MAGLLDNKVVVISGVGPALGTTLARRCAEAGADLVLAARTVERLEDVAKQITDLGRRAVSVGTDITDEAQVNHLVEQTLEAYGKVDVLINNAFKVPSMKPFANTTFDHIRDTFELTVLGALRLIQGFTPALTETKGSVVNVNSMVVRHSDPKQGAYKMAKSALLAMSQSLASELGPQGVRVNSVLPGYIWGGTLQGYFEHQANKYGTTVDEIYQAAAVNSDLKRLPTEDEVASAILFMASDLSSGITGQTLDVNCGEYKA, encoded by the coding sequence ATGGCCGGTTTACTTGACAACAAGGTCGTGGTGATCAGCGGGGTCGGTCCAGCGCTCGGCACCACTCTCGCGCGGCGCTGCGCGGAGGCCGGCGCCGATCTGGTGTTGGCCGCCCGCACGGTGGAACGACTGGAGGACGTGGCCAAGCAGATCACCGATCTGGGCAGGCGCGCGGTGTCGGTCGGCACCGACATCACCGACGAAGCACAGGTGAACCACCTCGTCGAGCAGACGCTGGAGGCCTACGGCAAGGTCGATGTGCTGATCAACAACGCCTTCAAGGTGCCGTCGATGAAGCCGTTCGCCAACACCACGTTCGACCACATCAGGGACACCTTCGAGCTCACCGTCCTTGGCGCGCTGCGGTTGATCCAGGGCTTCACGCCCGCCTTGACCGAGACAAAGGGATCGGTGGTGAACGTCAACTCGATGGTGGTGCGTCACTCCGACCCGAAGCAGGGTGCGTACAAGATGGCCAAGTCAGCGCTCCTGGCTATGTCCCAGTCGCTGGCCAGCGAGCTTGGCCCACAAGGCGTTCGAGTGAATTCGGTGCTCCCCGGCTACATCTGGGGCGGGACGCTGCAAGGATACTTCGAACACCAGGCGAACAAGTACGGTACGACGGTCGACGAGATCTACCAGGCCGCCGCGGTCAACAGCGACCTGAAGCGGCTGCCCACCGAAGACGAGGTGGCCTCGGCCATCCTGTTCATGGCCAGCGACTTGTCCAGTGGGATCACCGGTCAGACGCTGGATGTCAACTGCGGGGAGTACAAGGCCTAG
- a CDS encoding sulfotransferase, whose amino-acid sequence MTARTDVGTVEELHASATKACGLDDFGADDDNYREALGVLLDAYARDADLTEFGSKMQRFFVRNALVARLVSEAAFKQHPQHAGIAIERPIFVTGLPRTGTTALHRLLTADPRHQGLELWLAEFPQPRPPRETWPQNPVFAELDARFKKAHEENPDYTGLHYMTADDVEECWQLLRQSLHSVSYETLAHIPTYSQWLARQDWTRPYQRHRRNLQLIGLNEAEKKRWVLKNPSHLFALDALFATYPDALVIQCHRPPETIMASMCSLAQHTTEGWSTTFVGETIGADALETWSRGLELFNTERAKHDSAQFYDMDYFDFIADPLRELEKIYRHFGIEFTDAARTAAQDTHAESKKGPRAPKHTYSLADYGLTDEQVKDRFKGL is encoded by the coding sequence ATGACCGCCCGGACAGACGTCGGCACCGTCGAGGAGCTGCACGCCTCGGCCACAAAGGCTTGTGGCCTCGACGATTTCGGCGCCGACGACGACAACTACCGCGAAGCGCTCGGCGTGCTGCTCGACGCGTACGCGCGCGATGCCGACCTCACCGAGTTCGGCAGCAAGATGCAGCGGTTCTTCGTGCGCAACGCGTTGGTGGCAAGGCTGGTGTCGGAGGCGGCGTTCAAGCAGCATCCACAACACGCTGGCATCGCCATCGAGCGACCGATCTTCGTCACCGGGCTGCCGCGCACCGGCACCACCGCGCTGCACCGGTTGCTGACCGCCGACCCGAGGCATCAGGGCCTGGAGCTGTGGCTCGCGGAGTTCCCGCAACCGCGTCCCCCGCGCGAAACCTGGCCGCAGAACCCGGTTTTCGCCGAGTTGGATGCCCGGTTCAAGAAGGCTCACGAGGAGAACCCGGACTACACGGGTCTGCACTACATGACCGCGGACGACGTCGAGGAGTGCTGGCAGCTGTTACGCCAGTCGCTGCACTCGGTGTCCTACGAGACGCTCGCGCACATCCCGACCTACTCGCAGTGGCTGGCCCGGCAGGACTGGACGCGACCGTATCAACGGCACCGCAGGAACCTACAGTTGATCGGGCTGAACGAGGCGGAGAAGAAGCGGTGGGTGTTGAAGAACCCGAGCCACCTGTTCGCCCTCGACGCGTTGTTCGCCACGTATCCGGACGCCCTGGTGATCCAGTGTCACCGGCCCCCTGAGACGATCATGGCGTCGATGTGTTCGTTGGCGCAGCACACCACCGAGGGATGGTCGACGACGTTCGTCGGTGAAACCATCGGCGCCGATGCGCTGGAGACCTGGTCGCGCGGTCTCGAGTTGTTCAATACCGAACGCGCCAAACATGATTCGGCTCAGTTCTACGATATGGACTACTTCGACTTCATCGCCGACCCGCTCCGCGAACTCGAGAAGATCTACCGCCACTTCGGCATCGAGTTCACCGATGCGGCCAGGACGGCGGCGCAGGACACCCACGCCGAGAGCAAAAAGGGGCCCCGCGCGCCCAAACACACCTACTCACTGGCCGACTACGGTCTGACCGACGAACAGGTCAAGGACCGGTTCAAAGGGCTGTGA